The genomic interval CTTCCAGCAGTGGTACACTCATAGGGAGTATGCTCGAGTTTATTAAGAAGTTCTTCGATAAGGTCAGGATAACACGAGTTTGCATAATCCAGTATAGGAAGAAGAAGAGAGAGCAAGGGAAATTTTAGTTTTGATAGGAAGGAAATTTCTCCAACGAGGAGTACCCAATCGAAGCAAAAATTTTTCGAATCACCTCTGCTACCTGTGGGGACTACGACAGTGTATTGTCTATGACGAGGCCAAGGTTGTTTTTTTGGTCAGCGTCGTGGACTATGGACCTTCTTATTCTGGAAGGAGATCAGTGCCaggtagtgggtcggtaatgggttgagaacgatgattatgatgatgatgatcagtttatcttataaatatactataatttgTGGGCTTCTGGATGAAATAACTTTAGGGATAAGCTTTCCttctacaaataaaaatacctacctatgataaataaattaaagaaaaaacccgacttttttatgtattcttatttttctttggtactaagtaaaaaaaaaatttaaaatgtatatttttgtactttgtATACTGGGTATGTACcttttgaatataaattattattgctttTGTGTCGTTTATGTCCAGTAGCCATTTAATTGACAgccatattttttattggttgTAGGTTTGCTCAGAAGAATAATCTGCCAAAGTTAGAATACGTGTCCCTGCCTCGAGCCGGCGCCTTGAAGATTATAATGGAAGAAGTAGGACCCCAGGATCCCACCGCCAGTACTTCGAAACAAGGAAATAAAAGAGGtaaaacctaaataaataaattattttgactataaaattttgacgacctctctggcgcaccGGTGtgcactgtgaatttaaataggaggtcccgggttcaattcccagcagttgcaatttgggaatttataatttctgcattttctctggtctggtcttgtgggaggctttggctgtggctagttaccaccctaccgacaaagacgagccgcttagcgatttagtgttccggtgtgtggtcgcatggaaaccgattagggctatgactaccatactccctaacaggctccctaacaggttagcctgcagtctaagatagtagcgggttaacctgttaggtagtatggtagtcatacccctaatcggttgccacgagacatcgcaccggaaaactgGCTGGCCTCACTTTCAGCTCCCTCTAAGTTAGTCTCGAACCAGTCTCCATATTTTCTAAGTTACAGACGTTTTAAGTAAATCAAATATCacatgaaagaaaacatcgtgagggaacttgcatgcctgagagtttatttatttatttttctttaattggaaaaccagcAGTTGTAGAttctaaatagttaacaaattggttgacttaaaactaataacaggttgcCACAGATAAggcttatataaacaagggtacctgatataacccagcaaaaacgcagcaaactataactaagtattaagtttacctagcatgcaacagtttatctactaagttgcgacgtacactgttcatattaccataaaataagtcaatttcggggtcattgtaaacagaattaagaaggcgagagacacggattacaaagaatttaaatctattcttagttttagttaagggtacgtgcagaatctttttatgcctaggtaatcgtgAGGGCACAATaaaaatctaacttagtaagtaattccggactatctattgaccctctaacaatgttaagtaagaaaCAAAcatcggcaatgtttctacgtgtatgaaggggtacaaggtgtaaatccgaacattatatttcgtaggaagttttaggaaggtgaaatttgtgATTAAGGATAAataccataatgttctcaaaaacgTGTGATGCCGCATTggaccagcgcggtggactatggccttaaatctcctcattgtgggaggagaccctgtagtggactggacCCTGTGAAGGGGttgataggatgatgatgaggataaacaaattattatcacAGCAATGATTATTTTCCAACAGATGACGTGAACCAGAACAGCACAAGGATCATAGACACGAAAACCGGCGACGCCATAGAGTGGGTCCTGGACGTCACCATCGCGTACCCCGACCGCATACCGCTGCATCTGCAGGACATAGTCTGTGGCACAAGACAGCCGTGCCGGACGCATCTGCACTACAGGCTTTATCCAAGTAGTGAGGTTAGTACTGATTCACCCAATAAAAAcactaacttaattttttttttaattattccagGGTATTCTTTGagtgcaatctcatctggtggatGATAGAtacataagcggtgatagcccagtgggtaggagcttgacttcactttcaggggaccgagttcgaatcccagcacgcaccttcaacttttctgagttatgtgcgttttaagtaatcaaaatatcacttgcttcgacggtgaaggaaaacatcgtgaggaaacctgcatgcctgagagttctacttcACGTTAGCCAacgtcgtggactacggcctcaagcCCTtcctattgtgggaggagacccgtgccgtgggccggtaatgggttgttaggATGATGATGGATGACATATGATGTTGCAATCTAACATGGTAGCTGGCTAAgcgggtatggcagttatttaatATCACTGCCATACCTGCTTAGCATACTGCTGAGGTCGTCTAAATCTTTCTCTCCTATTATATGTGGTTGGTAAGATCaacaataatattcttaaacaaacaaaacgtgAGCATACCATATTTTGAACTAATCTCTACACGATCTGACCACGAGAATATTGGATTATATTCTCGTGGTCAGATCGTGTCTGTCTttgattgaaatatttatttatactctttatttgtaaaccacatcAAGTtaagaaaacaagaaaaaagaacagacactttcagtattataataaataatgaaatcttattatttcttataacagtTTAACATAAACCGTTAAATGctatcataaatataaaattttcaaagcATATCCCGGATAAgccaattttaaagtttaataatactttattggCCGAAGATCCCATAAATATATCGATGACAGATTATCTAATCATTTCCCATGCAATAAGCCCTTGGCGTGCGTCCAAATAGAATCGTTGCCAAAACCTATATAGCCTCTTTTTAGACATGGTACATTACAGGCTCCTTTTCGAtacattcttaaatttttagGGTTCCCATCTTTACACTGAAACCTTTTTCGGATCGGATACTATCTAATATGAAAAACGGACAGACAGATacacaaaatacatatatttctacgaaaataatagaaattCTGTTACCTCTACAAGTTTTTCCCTGATTGCAATATCATTTGCTGGTACACATATCCTCTTATAGCTTTCTACTACTTGAAAggaaaaatcagaaatgataacttcccaaattacccctgcagtgggatcgaacccaggactcCCAATTAAAACCACAGATCTCACCGCTGCGTCAGCGAGGTCGTGAAAAaccatatacttatttattagaaTAAGATGTTTCAATCACTGTTATGGAtgcataacataaataaataagttctgGTGTAAGAACATAAatagataaaagaaaaagagCTATAGTAATTATATCTAATTCAtcatgtgaataaataaaagagtttGTTGAATTAGAcatcatttttaattacataaaaattaaaggaaatatACAAATACGGGGCATTTTTTTAATCGAAATAACGActtcaatttttaataaaaatatatagtgaTAATGCAGGAAGTCATAAATAGTTTGCGACTAGTTTATAGCAAACTTATAAACTCCAGCATCCTGCCTTTTATACTCTCGGGAAACAGAAAAATGATTAACAGTACGGAATTCTCGCAATTCTGAGTCGCACTTGAACGGTTTTTAATATGTCCTGGTTTCATGATTGTCTGAAGGAATTAGAAAATATTAGCCATATTTATGACGTaagaagttatttattattataattactctttatttgtacaccacataaagtaaaagaattatacaagaaaaaagaaacaaaaatagaagtagaataattcaaaattcaaaattcgatcTCTGagaggcaaccttagaattaggaaaaaaattagGAGAACAAACTGCAATtgattcaaaatataaaattaatacatacgaataacgaaatactaatacataaactaatatacacaaatgcacctaacatatataaaaatataaaaaaaatattaataatactatattatttaaaaacattaaataaaaacttagataaaagtaaataaatactattaaacatcgcctTCATCACATCTTGgacaaataataacacttaacggcatttttaaatatctctAGTGACTTTGCCGTTTATGCGGAATGTATAACTAAAATttaagttacttttattttaatgcaataatacatttaccAGCCCAGAGTTGTCCCGTGATGTGAGAGACGAGTGTTCCGGTTTCACCGTGCATCACTTCTATTTATTATCGATAACATGTTATACTGTTTCCCGCGTTCTTCGCCTTAATTTATTCACACGTTTGTtttcaaatcccgtgggaactatttattttcctaagataaaaaatagcttatgtcactctccgtcctttctatCCCTATGCACAATATAAAGTTAATTGGTgacttagttagggcgtgaaggaatgACAAACGAAAAAACAagctttcgcattaataatattagttagaatAACATGTTATATTAGTATAACTGACGAATGACGAATAGAGAAAGAGATTTAGtgatcattattttaaatttggaacattTGTTACAGGTACCAACCGACACCGACGGCATGACTCAGTGGCTGTACGATAGGTTTATAGAGAAGGATAAAATGCTAGAAGAATTTTACCGCACGGGGCAGTTTCCATCTAAGGAGAACGGCCCGCAAGTAGTAAGGCAAGTCAGGCAGGACAATGTGCGCTACCTGATCTTGCATCTATTTTTTATAGCATCAACGTTTTTACAATACAGAATTCTCTGTGAACTGTGGAGCTATTTCTGGTaacgaatttaaatttaaatatttctgtgaGGCTGCTGTGAGGCTTTGCAAACTTTTAGGGCCTTATTAGTTAACGTCGCATAATGTTGAAATAGTTATCCAgtctctgacatttgaaaggggCTGGCAAGTGTTCTAAACACTGCATAACTTTGCATAACTGTGTCAAtattccacgtttattaatagaAGCCATAGGTGTCTTAAAACGTAATGTTTTTTAACTGCTAGATAGCTCAAATTTGTAGCTTGGCTGTCTAAATACAGTCCGTCTGCAAAGTGTCTGGGTAACAGACATATTTATATGACAAAAAGTATTGTATGATGGACAATATTAAACATTTGCTTGTGCTTCAAGTCAAGGTCTTCTTTGCGGAGTTTGCAGATATTCATAGGTAGCAGTATTTACTTAACATCACGAGATCAGACTGCCGATAATTTCGTATTAAATTTgaaaacttaatataaaaatacgaaGAGAAATAAGGATGCAACCATCAAAAGTAGGATAGAATTTCTATGAAAACTAATCGTCCTATGGAGACGGGGATAGTTAGTAAAATTACTGTTATAAAACACTTTTCTTGCAAATAGTTTACCCAGACGCCGACGAGTTTGCAAACCTCACAAAAGCCTATCATGGTCCTCATTAGCTATGACATTAAAATCGTATCATTGTGCAATGTATGTCAACAAACATTACTGTTTCTGTTTCTAAAGGTTGTTAGTATTgaacaaaaatacatttatatcacGATTTAAAAGTCATAGACAATCAGGGCCGTGATCACATCGTGATGAATTTATGCAATCAAACTTTGAGGTATACAAATTGggcatatacataaaaaatagaatagataGTTAATTGAAGTTCATCACGTCATCCCCAAAAACAGCACCTTTATCTACACACATAGCTATGAGTTCGCATAGTAAATCCAAACGCAAAGGTTTcactaaaaaagtttttaaaaggcGTAGTTTTTTAACAACTCAGTGGGTAAAGCTGATAATATGCCCAGTGGACTAAAGTGTGTTATTTTAGACAATTAgtgacaatattattatttagcataTGGTTCACGCCTAGTCTTTAAGAATATTGTTCTTAATTATACGGTATCTGTCTAATTACGACTTAGTAACGCCGATGTTTGCGTTGGGTAGCGAAGAGCAGTAACGTTTTATGTTCAAATGTATATCGTCTTTATCTTTATGAGCATAAGCGTTCACTATGAGATTTCACAGTAATGTGTGTGAGTAAGAGTGTAACACTAGTTGTAATGAGTGTGTGATTGATATTCTGTTTTTCTGATGTTCACTTGTACTAGAGTCCGTTTATTAACTACCTGTGTTAATGTTAAATATTGATTGTTAAGACTATACTTTAATTGTTTTTCTCTATTAAATTCTATAAAGGGATTTATAAGAGCTCCTGTGAAATTGAGAAGTTAAAATTTGTCGCAGGCGTCAAAAAGAGTTGCGTTATACTAAATTTGAGGAATACCCATATTAATTATTGgagaataaaataagaaaagatTAGCCGAAAGATCAATATCTAGAGATTGTCTCACTTGTACTGCACTTATGATTGCTTTGTTTCTGACACTTTCCCcatgagatttttattttagcgAAACCTATAATGGAAGATCATCATCATGTAAGTTGAACCgtgaaatattgaatattttcatataGCATCCAGACCTTCACAAAGCATCTAATAAATCTGGGTAATAACGAAATTAATAACGTACCATAAACATACCCAGATTTAGATAAATTACAGATCAATGCAAATACCCAGATCGATCTGCTATCCAGCTTTAATTCTGAAATATATAAGTGAGCTGTGTACCATACCTTCGATAACTTATCGATACTCGTAGATTATTAATTTCAAGCGTAACTCGTAAGTAAGTTATCTCCGAAATATAAATTGAATAGTCTTTACAATCAATATaatatggatattttttgtatgagTGCAAAGTGTAAATCTTGGGGgaaaaaattacttttcaaCCGaggttaatttaattgtttttgtcAACTTGGTTAGTATCAttagaattataattttctttaggTTTAAACGCGTACGTATCGTTACCTTTTACCAAGTATTGACATATCGGGGTTGTCTCGATGTATTGTGCCGTATGTACGAGGGGTGTTTCCAATGTTTTAGGTATATAATCATCTGTTCATACAATATACATGTCTCAGAACTTAGGTACTCAAATAATGTGCGTGAAACCTTTttgattgtaaaataaaagagcGATATAAACTTCTGTGATACATTCgttttctaaattcaaattttttataaaaagaatcactcttttataaaaaatcataaatgccattgacacttttaaaaattttacttacaatattgaaatattacttTCTTCTATGTTTTCGACAGGTAGTTTCAATGGCAGTCATAGCGAAAACTCTATGATCCACCTGATTCACGTCAAGTGCTTTTCATATAGTTTCACGCCGTATAAGTTAGGTTATATTGAAAGACTACAGTTATGAAAACTTACGATATATGTGAACATCGACGACCGCCAAGTTCTTAGAACTTTGGAAACGCCCCTG from Pararge aegeria chromosome 18, ilParAegt1.1, whole genome shotgun sequence carries:
- the LOC120631729 gene encoding acyl-CoA:lysophosphatidylglycerol acyltransferase 1-like, which translates into the protein MELITSTLETFREQRRKVGTSMSVAKQKEMFHGQAKREQSLAELKEHIHKYYIPLGRQFMVLFPEGGFLHKRREVSQRFAQKNNLPKLEYVSLPRAGALKIIMEEVGPQDPTASTSKQGNKRDDVNQNSTRIIDTKTGDAIEWVLDVTIAYPDRIPLHLQDIVCGTRQPCRTHLHYRLYPSSEVPTDTDGMTQWLYDRFIEKDKMLEEFYRTGQFPSKENGPQVVRQVRQDNVRYLILHLFFIASTFLQYRILCELWSYFW